In Hydrogenispora ethanolica, one genomic interval encodes:
- a CDS encoding DUF4387 domain-containing protein encodes MPTPLLKIAEVIRSKNSGPYELTLDIIFRDWEIFRRVCAARLITPERIAGLYRVPVADVLAIIEFEPAKAIKINLRRPIPSGSPGDTDVYGAQQHAPLLDLEFELP; translated from the coding sequence ATGCCCACGCCGTTGCTGAAGATTGCCGAGGTGATCCGGAGTAAGAATTCGGGGCCGTATGAGTTGACGCTGGATATTATCTTCCGGGATTGGGAGATCTTCCGCCGGGTTTGCGCGGCACGGCTGATCACTCCGGAACGGATCGCCGGGCTATACCGGGTTCCGGTTGCGGATGTGCTGGCGATCATCGAGTTTGAACCGGCCAAGGCCATCAAGATCAACCTGCGGCGGCCGATCCCTTCCGGTTCGCCGGGCGACACCGACGTCTACGGAGCCCAGCAGCATGCTCCGTTGCTGGATCTGGAATTCGAATTGCCCTAA
- a CDS encoding alanine-tRNA synthetase second additional domain-containing protein codes for MNTVNLQDLLMYAVYFAPRGQHRLIHLGHQLAQRHLNPMDRLIGVIGDAGAGKSLLIKGFFPGLELTNDDTGINVRPLPILEHAENGRFTSHTYHLDLRFEMAFTPVQRLADAVHAALAEDRRVVIEHFELLYPFLKINAGLLIGIGEEVIVTRPNLFGPLPEDIAAIVFRSLRYRKMAHTAEDLTGLVLYKELNYQGPVEHADVKHGFVLDFATQPDFDPAWVEARVCSYIEQGIPIHPLDEAHIAIGGETIGCTGPRIHLRKSSEVEHFQLLKEFKVDPATGHYLLVGLVGEDEQVNLNDLNDFFQA; via the coding sequence ATGAATACCGTCAACCTACAGGATTTATTGATGTATGCCGTCTATTTCGCGCCGCGGGGCCAGCACCGCCTGATTCATCTCGGGCATCAGCTGGCCCAGCGCCATCTCAATCCGATGGACCGTTTGATCGGCGTCATTGGCGACGCGGGAGCCGGGAAATCGTTGCTGATCAAAGGCTTCTTTCCCGGACTCGAATTGACCAATGACGACACCGGCATCAACGTGCGGCCGCTGCCGATCCTGGAACACGCCGAGAACGGCCGGTTTACGTCTCATACCTATCATTTGGATCTCCGCTTCGAGATGGCGTTCACGCCGGTGCAACGGTTGGCTGATGCGGTCCATGCGGCGCTGGCCGAAGACCGGCGGGTGGTCATCGAACATTTCGAGCTGCTCTACCCGTTTTTAAAGATCAACGCCGGCCTCCTGATCGGCATCGGCGAGGAAGTGATTGTGACCCGGCCCAATCTCTTCGGCCCGCTGCCCGAGGATATCGCGGCCATCGTCTTCCGCTCGCTGCGCTACCGGAAGATGGCCCATACCGCCGAGGATCTTACCGGCCTGGTGCTCTACAAAGAGCTGAATTACCAGGGGCCGGTGGAGCACGCCGATGTGAAGCACGGCTTTGTGCTGGATTTCGCCACCCAACCCGACTTCGACCCGGCCTGGGTGGAAGCGCGGGTCTGCAGCTATATCGAGCAGGGCATCCCCATTCATCCGTTGGACGAGGCGCACATCGCCATCGGCGGAGAGACGATCGGCTGCACCGGGCCGCGCATCCACCTCCGGAAATCCTCGGAAGTGGAACATTTTCAGCTTTTGAAGGAGTTTAAGGTGGATCCGGCCACCGGCCATTATCTATTGGTGGGTTTGGTCGGCGAGGATGAGCAGGTCAACTTGAACGATCTGAATGACTTTTTCCAAGCTTAG
- the glmL gene encoding methylaspartate mutase accessory protein GlmL, which yields MRPYLLIDFGSTYTKLTAVDLDGPAVLGTGSARTTVADGLVAGYRQALRQLEERVGPLDYAKRLAASSAAGGLRIVASGLVPELTGEAARQAALGAGGRVIRTFGFELTPADREELLELQPDLVLLAGGTDGGNREILLHNARLLAESGLAAPVIVAGNRAAAPEAAGLLAAAGKLVYETPNVLPRLGVLNTGPAQQRIREIFLERIIRAKGLDQVATMIDGIVMPTPAAALQAAVCLADGAGPEAPGLGDLLLVDVGGATTDVHSVAEGLPTRADVTLRGLPEPRVKRTVEGDLGMRYSAPAVLEAFGPERLARLSGLTPAEVEEGIAERGADPNYLPGNPAESTLDAALGFLAVQGAVERHAGRLEQVFAPQGMALVQTGKDLSRLRTVIGTGGVLVHSAEPQRILRGALYDPAAAAVLKPQEPRLYLDRNYLLPTLGLLAGEHPREAFQLLKGALAEAGPARSEAERRTGAGEKPLRAGKG from the coding sequence ATGCGGCCTTATTTGTTGATCGATTTCGGCAGCACCTATACGAAATTGACAGCGGTCGACCTGGACGGCCCGGCGGTTTTGGGAACCGGCAGCGCCCGGACCACGGTCGCGGACGGCCTGGTGGCGGGGTATCGTCAGGCGCTGCGGCAATTGGAGGAGCGGGTGGGCCCCCTCGATTACGCCAAACGCCTCGCGGCCAGCAGCGCCGCAGGCGGACTGCGGATCGTGGCCAGCGGCCTGGTTCCCGAATTGACCGGGGAGGCCGCCAGGCAAGCGGCTCTGGGGGCCGGCGGCCGGGTCATCCGCACCTTCGGCTTTGAGCTGACCCCGGCGGACCGGGAGGAACTGCTGGAATTGCAGCCCGATCTGGTCTTGCTGGCGGGCGGGACCGACGGCGGCAACCGGGAGATCCTGTTGCATAACGCGCGGCTGTTGGCAGAGAGCGGGCTGGCCGCTCCGGTGATCGTCGCCGGCAACCGGGCGGCGGCGCCGGAGGCGGCCGGCCTGCTCGCCGCCGCCGGCAAGCTCGTCTATGAGACTCCCAATGTCCTGCCTCGCCTCGGCGTCCTCAATACCGGTCCGGCCCAACAGCGGATCCGGGAGATTTTTCTGGAGCGGATCATCCGGGCCAAGGGCCTCGATCAAGTGGCGACGATGATTGACGGCATCGTCATGCCGACTCCGGCCGCGGCCCTGCAGGCCGCGGTCTGCCTGGCGGACGGCGCCGGGCCGGAAGCCCCGGGCCTGGGCGATCTGCTGCTGGTTGACGTCGGCGGCGCCACCACCGATGTCCATTCGGTGGCCGAAGGCTTGCCGACCCGGGCCGACGTGACGCTGCGCGGTTTGCCGGAACCGCGGGTCAAACGGACCGTCGAGGGCGATCTGGGGATGCGCTACAGCGCCCCGGCGGTATTGGAGGCGTTCGGGCCGGAACGGTTGGCGCGGCTGTCGGGCTTGACCCCGGCCGAGGTGGAGGAGGGCATCGCTGAGCGCGGGGCGGACCCGAACTACCTGCCCGGAAATCCGGCGGAGTCGACCCTGGATGCGGCGCTCGGTTTCCTGGCGGTGCAGGGGGCGGTGGAGCGTCACGCCGGCCGTTTGGAACAGGTTTTTGCGCCGCAAGGGATGGCGCTGGTCCAGACCGGCAAGGATCTGAGCCGGCTGCGGACGGTGATCGGCACCGGCGGGGTGCTGGTCCACTCGGCCGAACCGCAGCGGATCCTGCGTGGCGCGCTGTATGATCCGGCCGCCGCGGCGGTTCTGAAGCCGCAGGAGCCCCGGTTGTACCTCGACCGGAACTATCTGCTGCCGACCCTGGGCCTGTTGGCCGGGGAGCATCCGCGGGAAGCGTTTCAG